In uncultured Desulfovibrio sp., the sequence CAGCCGGGAAACTCAGCAGGCCATCACCATGGCAGCCACCGATCTTTCCCGGCTTTCCGCCCAGGCCGCCGGCAGCCTGCCCGCCAGCCTCACCAGCCTTTCCCAGACCTTGGAAGCCTACCGGCAGGTGGCCCTCTCCACCCAGGCACTGGTGGGACGCAATGCGCCGGCCGTCAATGAGCTGCAAAGCCTGCTGCGCGAAGCCAATGCCGCCATGCGCGCCCTGCGCGCCCTGGCCGAAACCCTGCAACGCAATCCCGAATCCCTGCTTCTGGGCCGACACGGAGGCCGCCGATGACCCCTTGCTTCACCCGTCTGATGCCCCTGCTGACCATGTGTGCCCTGCTGGGGCTGCTGCCGCTGTGCACGGCCTGCGGGCCGAGCGCCCCCACCCACTACTACATGCTGGACAGCGGCGAAACGCCCCTTGCCGCCGACAGCCTGCCCCCCACCGTGCTGCGCATCGCCCAGGTGGGCATTCCCGGCTATCTTGACCGCCAGGGCATTGTCAGCCGCCGCCCGGACAGCCCCCGCCTGCGGGTGGACAATTTCGATATCTGGGCCGAACCCCTGGATCAGGGTATCCGCCGTGTCCTGCGCGAAGTGCTCTGGCCGCGCCTGCTGCCCTGCGGCATCACCGTGGACTGCGGCAACGGCAATGACGGCTGGGACAGCGTGCTTGTGCTGAACATTCTGCGGCTGGACGGCGCACCGGGCCAGACCGCCCACCTGGAGGCCCGCTGGAGCGTGCAGGATACTGCCGGCCGCATCCTGGCCGGGGGCAACTACGCGGACAGCCTGGACTGCCCCGCCCAAAGCGGCGGAGACGGCAGCCCGTCCGCCCTGGTAAACACCCAGAGCCAGCTGCTGCAACGCATGGGCCGCGCCCTGGCGCCGCAGATCGCCCGGGCGGCTGCCCCGGCCCGGGGCGTGGCCGCCCGCTGAACCGGTCCCTTTGCACAAAAAGCCCCCGTCACGCTGGTGACGGGGGCTTTTTTCGGATCAGGGCACTGCCCTGTCCGCGAGAGGGGATATTGACAACAACGGGAAAACTACCCCTGGCTGACCATGACCCTGGCCGGCCGCAGCAGACGGTCGCCCAGCTTGTAGCCACGTTGCAGCACCTGGGCCACGGTATTGGCCTCCAGGTCCGGGCGATCGGCAAAGCCGACGGCCTCGTGCAGTTCCGGGGTAAAGGGTTCGCCTTCGGCGCCCACAGAGGTCAGCCCGTGACGGGCCAGGGCCTCCATCATAAGTTTGTGCGTCATGGTCACGCCCGTGAGCATGTCGCGGCAGGCCTCGTCACGGCTGCCGTACTGCATGGCCAGTTCAAGATTGTCCAGCCCGGGCAGAATGTCCCGCAGAATCTTTTCCGCGGCGTAGCGAACCTGCTCCTCGTGCTCACGGGTCAGGCGCTTCTTGAAATTGTCCATTTCCGCAGCGGCACGCAGGCGGGCCTCCTCGGCGGCGGCCTTTTCCGCACACTGCGGACAGATGTGCTCCCGGCAGAGGGTCTCCAGATTTTCCGGCAGGGGCTGCTCTTCGGGAAGCCCCTGTTCTTCCACGGCGCCTTCGTTTCCCGCGCCATCTTCCGGCAGGGTGGTGTCAGCGGCCCGGTTCTGCGCATGTGCGGCGTTCCGCTGATACATATCATTTTCATTGGTGTGTTGCATGGTGTCCTCCCGGCAAGCTGCCGATTTGGCATCGGCTGCCATATTGGGTAAGGTCAGCCCCGGCACCTGTCAAGGGAGGAGAGCGCATTTCCATGCCTCGACATTCGCGGCGACCTTGGCTATATTACCCGTTTCAAAGGGAGGATGAGCATGACCTGCCGTTCCATTTCGCTGCAGAATGCACAGGACTGGCCCAAGGCCGCCAAATGGCTTGAAGAACGCCGCAACCCCGGCAATAACGTGGAAAGCGCCGTGCGCGACATCATCGCCGAGGTGCGCCAGCGCGGCGACGCGGCCCTGCTGGACTATACCCGCCGTTTTGACTGCCCGGACTTTGCCCCGCCGCTGCGTGTGCCCGAGGCGGACATTGCCCGCGGTGCGGCCACCGTTTCTCCCGAAAATCGCGAACACATGGTGGATGCTGCCCACAATATCCGCCTTTTTCACGAAGCCCAGAAGGAAAAATCCTGGTTTGAAACCCGCCCCGACGGCAGCATCCTCGGCCAGCGCGTGCTGCCCGTGGAATGCGTGGGCCTGTACGTGCCCGGCGGCCAGGGCGGCAATACGCCCCTGCTCTCCAGCCTGCTCATGAATGCCATTCCCGCCCAGGTGGCCGGTGTGCAGCGCATCGCCATCTGCACGCCGCCCCGCAAGGACGGCAGCATCGATCCGCACATTCTGGCCGCGGCCCATCTGCTGGACATTGACGAAATCTACCGCGTGGGCAGCGCCTGGGCCATTGCGGCGCTGGCCTACGGCACGCAGAGCATCGCCCCGGTGGATGTCATCGCCGGGCCGGGCAATATCTTTGTGGCCACGGCCAAGCGCCTGGTACAGGGCACGGTGGGCATCGACATGATTGCCGGCCCCAGCGAGGTGCTGGTCATTGCCGACAGCTCGGCCCGTGTGGACTGGCTGGCGGCCGACCTGCTGTCGCAGGCCGAGCACGATGCCCTGGCCTCGGCCATCTGCATCACGGACAATGACGAACTGGCCGAACGCCTGCGCGAAGAGCTGGACAAGCAGTGCGCCGCCCTGCCCAAGGCCCAGACGGCGGGCAAGTCCCTGCTGGACTGGGGGGCGGTGGTCACGGTTCCCAATATGACCGTTGCCACGGCCGTGGCCAATATGGTGGCGCCCGAGCATCTGGAACTGTGCGTCCGGGATCCGTG encodes:
- a CDS encoding PqiC family protein, which gives rise to MTPCFTRLMPLLTMCALLGLLPLCTACGPSAPTHYYMLDSGETPLAADSLPPTVLRIAQVGIPGYLDRQGIVSRRPDSPRLRVDNFDIWAEPLDQGIRRVLREVLWPRLLPCGITVDCGNGNDGWDSVLVLNILRLDGAPGQTAHLEARWSVQDTAGRILAGGNYADSLDCPAQSGGDGSPSALVNTQSQLLQRMGRALAPQIARAAAPARGVAAR
- the grpE gene encoding nucleotide exchange factor GrpE codes for the protein MQHTNENDMYQRNAAHAQNRAADTTLPEDGAGNEGAVEEQGLPEEQPLPENLETLCREHICPQCAEKAAAEEARLRAAAEMDNFKKRLTREHEEQVRYAAEKILRDILPGLDNLELAMQYGSRDEACRDMLTGVTMTHKLMMEALARHGLTSVGAEGEPFTPELHEAVGFADRPDLEANTVAQVLQRGYKLGDRLLRPARVMVSQG
- the hisD gene encoding histidinol dehydrogenase — translated: MTCRSISLQNAQDWPKAAKWLEERRNPGNNVESAVRDIIAEVRQRGDAALLDYTRRFDCPDFAPPLRVPEADIARGAATVSPENREHMVDAAHNIRLFHEAQKEKSWFETRPDGSILGQRVLPVECVGLYVPGGQGGNTPLLSSLLMNAIPAQVAGVQRIAICTPPRKDGSIDPHILAAAHLLDIDEIYRVGSAWAIAALAYGTQSIAPVDVIAGPGNIFVATAKRLVQGTVGIDMIAGPSEVLVIADSSARVDWLAADLLSQAEHDALASAICITDNDELAERLREELDKQCAALPKAQTAGKSLLDWGAVVTVPNMTVATAVANMVAPEHLELCVRDPWALLPAIRNAGAIFMGHYCPEPVGDYYAGPNHVLPTLGTARFSSALSVQTFCKKTSIVATSATFLQQSIDAIAALARLEGLEAHARSVEIRRQG